ttgggtcttgtccatcacatcattctcctaatgatgtgatcccgttatcaatgacatccaatgtccatggtcaggaaaccataaccatctattgatcaacgagctagtcaattagaggcttactagggacatgttgtggtctatgtattcacacatgtattacagtttccagttaatacaattatagcatgaacaatagacaattatcatgaacaaggaaatataataataaccattttattattgcctctagggcatatttccaacacacaaaGTCTTTAGGCTGCATGTTCAAACTAAATATAAAATTAAAAAACATAAAACCTAGATTTAGGATCGTCGCTGTCTTTAGTCCTCGTCGTCCTTCATGAGGTTGATGTAGGGCGGTGGTTGCCATAGGTGGGCTGGCGGCCCCTGCGGTGGCTACCAGGCGGGAGGCGCCTGCATCACTACTGTCCATGGCGGGGATGGTGACCATGTGTCGGCGCCAACCCGGGAGGACACATAGACACATACTCCGGCATGCAGGGCACCATCTCCGTCCACGTTCCCGGATTGCCCACCAAGGCTGCGGTGGGTGGCTCCTCGAACACGTCGTCGTGCACCTCCTTCATGGGCTCCTCCTTGACCTGCAGCTCCGGGATGGCGACGTCCCCAGCGGCCGACAGAGCCATCATCTCGCCGAGGCCCTCCCATTGGGCGCGGTCATGCTCCCGAACGGAGTCCTTGAGCATCCTCCTCAccagctcttcttcctcctcagcggacatggtgggaggtggtggtggcggggacGACAAGGGGGAGGGCATCGGTGTTAGCCCGCGCCCTCGTGCACGACCGGGCGACCTGTGCGAGCTGGGAGCGCGCGAGGCCGGTAGAGCGCGCCCGTGGCGAGGATTGCCGCTGCAGGCCGCGATCTTCCCGAAACCACGTGTCCTAGAGCGGGGAATCGATGGCGTACTTGGCATTGTTGACGAGGTCCAGCGGCAGGTAAGCGCGGCCGCTCACCGGGACCGGCGGCACGGGCATCCCATCTGCCGACAGGTGCCAATAGTTGGGGAGATGGATGTCATTCCACAGATTCGGCGTGCCCGTCTCCCGATAGCTCTGGCAAGTCTCGACCTTCATGTACGACCACATGCAAGGCGGGGCCGCCGACAGGGAGATGCTGAATGTGGGCGGCGAGGAGGTGCTGGAGCTGCGACGACCGCCGAACGACGAACCAGCCTCGTGGTCGTGCTTCCCCTACCGGGGACCTACTTCCACACCATGGTAGGAGGCGGTGGGCGACCGATGTTAGGTGGTGAAGCGGCGGTCGGAGCTAGGGTTTGGGTGCCGGGGCTCGAGGAGGCACGTGTCGATGGAAGTGTGTGGACTGGCTGGTCCATGACTTCCACATTAAAAAGGACGCGTATGAGGGAGCTGGGTGGTTGACTTGCAGGGCACGACGGGCGTGCGGATTAAATGAGGTCGGTGGGAAACAGTTGGACAACCAACAGGCAGGGTAGGGGTGAGCGACGCGCGCGCGTCCTTTCAGTGTCCGTATGTATGCGGGTCTGGCCCAAAATTGCACAAGTTTTGAGTCGAGACGGACACTGGATGAACATTATTTACGGTTGCTCCCGTGCATTGGGCCATGACCTACATCTATAGCTGGCAAAATGGGTCAGGCCAATCAAGCCAGCCCGTGAGCACGCCGGCACGACTTGGGCCATGCCTGGGCTTGGAGGCTGGGCACACGGGCCAGCACGACACGACCCTTtttttatagattttttttatataCAAATGTTCAAAATACAACCCAATAGGCCGAAAAAGCAGCCCAACATGTTGAAAATATGCAGCCCAATGTGCTAAACGTGCCACGGGTCGGCCCGTTTATTAGCTGGGTCGTGCCTAGGCTGGAGGACACAACACGTGGGCTGGCACGGCTAATAATTGTGCCATGGCGGGCCGTGCCGTGCCAGGCCCGATTAGGGTGGGCCGTGCCGGACCGGCCCGTTTAGCCAGCTCTGCCTATATCCATTTTGATCCAAACGGACGCGGTCAGATGAAATGGGATTGTGCCTTGGGTTGGCCTTAGACTGTGCCATGGACGATTTGAAGGACGGTATTGGACACAACCTGAACTCCTGTGCAAGGAAATTCGGTTTAAGCGAAGCGTAGACTTGTAGGAACTGCGCGTGCTCAGCCATTGGGGATAGGAAGATGAGAAGCATTGgaggcctaagagcatctccagccgcgtccccaactGGCCCCCTAGGCCATTTTTCAGCGCAagcgccaaaaaatcggcccagtcgcgcccccaggaccttgtttatcgccggtttgggccgaaataacAGCCGGCGAACCCGAGCCCCCCGGGGGCCGTCTGGGGGCGGCGGCTGAAGCAAAAAGGCGTGTGGGTCCGCTCTGTCGGTGAGAGACGACACTTTTTCCTGCGGATCCCCTGATTTTCCCCTCCATTTTTCCTCCACCACTCCCCCCCGTCTGCTCGCTTGAACCAGATGTCGTCGACGGCCGCGCCAACTCCCACGATGACCCCAATGCACGCCGCCAACAAGCCCGAGTGATGATGCCTCCACGACGCCCAACACAGAAGCTGCGTCGACGACGACCAGCCCGGGCATGCCGTCGTTTGATACATTGCCTACGCGTCCTTCCTTTTGAACGCCGAACTTTCGAGTATGATTGATCGTCGAATTGTGGTATGGTGATCGCCGAACTTGTGGCGTCTTTTTTTGTAGCGGGAAATATCATGTTTGAATTTATACGCGTCTTGGGGCCGAACTTGGAGGCGTGACTGAAAACTAGATCGCCCTCGGGGCCAAAAACGCGCTGGCCGAAGGGCCAAACCACAATTGCCGGTTGCGCCTGAGGGCCGAACGAGTGGAGATGGAcgcagcttcggtgccttaaaggcacctgcctttgtgtcactgacatgtgggccagccacctgttgagccaacatgtcatagacacaatggTAGGTGCCTCTAAACCATCACGTCCCCGGAGATCCCCATGTGTGATATGAGTAAAATAAGTCAAAATGGTTTCAAATCAAATCAGCACTATGCCATATTGCCATCCATATATTTCTTTAAAACTCCAAAATGCAGGCTTGTCAGTTCCACACATGTGTACTCTACGAGTAGTGTACACATACAACAAATTTAAGAGGCTTTTGAATTGTAGCACCACAGGCGGGAGGGTGGGGGCAGCAGAGcacagatcacggacccagttctCCTTTCCTGCCACCAGCGGCAGGGCAGTCACTGCACCCTATTCTATTGTACTGTCGGGGACAGCCAGATAAATTTCAAAACTTTGATGTCCCGTTGCTCCAACTGTTGCTATTTGACGCCACATCCTTATTTCCAAATTTAAAAAGTACGCTGCATCCTCATCCGGTTTCACAGTGATCTTCAGCTTGAAGCAAAACTAGCTGGGTTTTGGAACCAAAGTGTTCTTCTGTTCATGAGAAATTTTATACATCGACACTCTGAAGACAAGTTCAGAGTAGGTTCAGATTCGCATGAGGTCTCTGAAATTTGAGAGATCTAGTTCTAAACAACAGGAGCAGCAGCAgtatatattacaaaaaactgaaaaaacaaGATGAGAAATACAGAGAAGAATCCGCGACAGGAAGAATCTCATGCGTTATTTCCAGCATGGCCACCACCTAATCCTGCGGATCTCTCAGCATCATCGCCAGCTTCTCCGGCCTgttcctccggccgccgcccgcggcgtcggccttcttctccttggacggcgaaGCTGGGAAGAACAGGTGCCCGAAGCCGAACACGTTGATCACCGGATCCACGCGCACATTGGTCGAGTACGAGCGCTCCATGCCCCTCGGCCGCGGCCGCCGCAGGCCGCCGACGCCCCCCGCGGCGGGCGTGCTCGAGCACCGCTCCAGGCCCCGGAACACCACGCGCCCGGACGCGCTGACGCGCGGGCTCTCGGCGGCTATCGCGGGGCGCCATGGCCGCGCGGGGCCGCGCGGATGCCACGGCGGACGGGAGTTCCTGCCGGAgtccgaggaggaggccgaggacgacgaggaggcccGGGTCAGGAGCGGGTGCGCGCACGCCTGCTGCTGCTGGCGCTGTTTCGgggccgcggccgcggcggcgccgtTCCTGCAGCCGCCGGCGTTCTTCTTGGACATGAGGTGGAGGAGGCTCGCCACCGGCGCGGAGCGCGTCCGCAGGggtgggcgcgacggcggcggcgggcggcgcgcgttCCTGCCGGAGTCGGACGAGGAggccgacgaggacgaggaggagtcgCGCGAGAGGAGCGGCCGCGAATGCGCCTCCCGACGCCCCACGGACGCTTCCGTGCGACCCTTGGTCTCGCCGGCTTTGGGCTTCTTTGTAACGAGGAGGAGGAGATCACGCCACCGCCGCCCAGCACACCGCGGCGCGCGGGGAGAGGCGGGCTCCGAGGGAGGCTCCTCCTCCGGGCACGGCGGAGCCGAGCAGGTCGAGGCGGGATTCAGCAGCGGGAGGAGAGGCACGAGCTTTCCGTCCGAGAAGAGCTCGTCAGCGGCGGAGAGCGCGGCCACCGCCGCCGGGATGCGGAACTCGAAGTCGCCGTCGTCGTCTTCAGCGCCCACCGGAGGTGCCGGCAAGGGCGCGATGGACGCGTGGAACGAGAAGAGATCCGGCGAGGTcactgcggcgacggcggcggccattAGCGGCGTCGGTGGAGCATTAACGCTGGAGGTGGTTGCCGTCGGTGGTCTGTGTGCgggggcgagggaggagggagTTGTTTAACTTCGTCGTCGCCGTGTCAACGAACGCTGGAGTATATAAGCGGGTCGTTTCTGGGTTACCGGGTCTGAAGCGAAGGCGGCTCTGGGCCCGGGAAGAGGGTATACGAGGCAACCGATGGATAGTGCGTGTGCCGACGTCGGGGGTGGTTGACCAAAaccttttctttttttgcgggtcaCCAAACCTGTTTGTACTCACTGTTAGtagtatattttattttatttttattttgaaaacAACTATATTTGTATCTTGCACTATACAGTTGTGCAACCGTGCAGGCCTCACCCTTTTTTAATctaaggaaaaaaagaagaagatggaGATTATGCGCGTCACAGAGACATCTAAAGGTGGTATTTTTAATGATAAATATTCAATGATTATATATTTTGTACTTAATattcatatgtgatatcactataGTAGTATGACATATGAATAGCCAATATATTTATATGTATATTAATTTTTTATAAATAGCCAATATATTTATATGTACTTAAAGCGTGCATTTGTAAGTATTATATGCGCATTAATGTCATGTTTTTGGTCTACATTACTAAGTGTTTCTATGAAAAAGATTCATAAGTATTGTGTGACAATAATCTTTATTTGGAAATCATTTGCCACATGAATCTTTGTTATACTAGCATATATTGTACCATGTGCCAATACTGAAAATTATAGTATACACAACCAAAATGGAAGATATAGAGAGCATTAATTGACAATATTATATCGCCTTTTATTTGGTGTTGTTTTGTTGTACTAGTGATATGATTTGTTTTCCTATTTTAAAAAGTAAAAATGCCCATATTAGTCCTACAAGATCATAGACATCATCTTACCTCCCAATATGTAATGGCAATATTTCCATTGGATTTAAAAAAATAATGAACTACTCATATGTTATATTTTATGGGCCGTGGACCAATAAATCTGAATCTCGACCGAGTTAAAATTTTGAGATCTAGTTCCATGGCTAGCCGAGTAGAAGAATCACCAGTAAAATCTAACCATCTAAGCTATGCTTAGTTCGTCTCACTCGTACTCTCAATGTAAACGAAATACATATGAGAGAGCCTATGTAGAACAGAGGCAGAACACGGCCGATACATATGAAATGCCCCTAGTCTCTAGTTTGCCGTAGCCGATTTGCAATGTCTATGATCGATGCTCATCTTGATTAAGCTTAAATAAAGCTGCCTAATTTCCTAACACCATATATGTTTAGTAGcctgtaaagaacctgaaaaaaaTGGAGCGTGTTAAAAAAAAGGGGTTCTTCTCTATATTTGCAAAAGGCAAACTCTTATTTAATGTGGCTTGGGACGTTTTACGGGAGTGAGCATGTGATGTGATCGAGTGGCAGAGCATGCAAAGGCAAACATTCTCGCTCGCCTGATTACACACGTATCATGCACGAGATTTGGTCGGCCGGGTGAGATCGACCTAAAAAAAAAGACCAAACCTAAAGGCTAATCCTTGTTGGCTTTTCTTTATAGAAAAAACTCCGTGAACACCGGGCGTCCGTGCCGGGACTCGAACTCAAGTGAGATCGACCTCGTTCCTTCAAAAGATGCGTGGCATCCAATGGCGAATTCACTGTAATGAGCTCCTGCACATATTAATTGTTAGTGACCCTTTTCAGTATACGTACATGCACGAATTGTAAGATCGGCTACGGAGTTGAACAAATCTAGTACGTACGTATCACGGCCGGGAGAAGATGGCAGCATTGATACACACTGACACACACACTCACCGAAGAAGCTCTTTCAGCGAATCTTTCGTGTACGCACGATGCAGTCGTGTCGCCGTAGAGCGTTAAAGACGCGCAGGTTT
This region of Triticum aestivum cultivar Chinese Spring chromosome 2D, IWGSC CS RefSeq v2.1, whole genome shotgun sequence genomic DNA includes:
- the LOC123054587 gene encoding translation initiation factor IF-2-like, which encodes MAAAVAAVTSPDLFSFHASIAPLPAPPVGAEDDDGDFEFRIPAAVAALSAADELFSDGKLVPLLPLLNPASTCSAPPCPEEEPPSEPASPRAPRCAGRRWRDLLLLVTKKPKAGETKGRTEASVGRREAHSRPLLSRDSSSSSSASSSDSGRNARRPPPPSRPPLRTRSAPVASLLHLMSKKNAGGCRNGAAAAAAPKQRQQQQACAHPLLTRASSSSSASSSDSGRNSRPPWHPRGPARPWRPAIAAESPRVSASGRVVFRGLERCSSTPAAGGVGGLRRPRPRGMERSYSTNVRVDPVINVFGFGHLFFPASPSKEKKADAAGGGRRNRPEKLAMMLRDPQD